The following is a genomic window from Salmo salar chromosome ssa23, Ssal_v3.1, whole genome shotgun sequence.
ATAACATGCCATAATAAATGTTTAGAATCTACTTAGGGCCGGGGTTCAAAATACATTCTATATTAATGCTTTTTCTCCAATTTAACAAAAGTGTTCCACAATCATAAGTGAAACATTGACACGAAATGGTTTGGATCAAAAATCTCCCCATAAATGCAGAAATGTTCTAATATTATTTTCTTCACATAGTGAATGGTGAAATGAATGAATCAACTGTAACAACTGAGCAAGTTCCTCTTTTATACCTTTATGTTAGCGTTTTACATTGGAGGTATCATTTGAGCAGtgttaactactactactactactactactactactactactactactactactactactgtgtggCTGCATACTGGGAAAGTATTCAAGTTTAGAAATATATTTAATTAAGTTACAGTACATCTCTCAAGGCAACTTTGGACAGGAGGAAATGAATACGTTATACTATCATAAAAGACCAAGCTATTCTTTGAAAGGGTTACCAGCTTTTTAGGATTCCTTTGTTGACACATAAGTATCATATTGGGATTAGCATTCCATTTGCTGGGACAAACATCTCTTTGAACCCCAGAATCTATACTGGAGGTGCCCagacagaaaaaaaaacatacttACACAACAATGGTATCTTAAGTACTGTATCAAGGATCAGACAGTGAAACACATTACTAAACAATGCATGTGAAGCATATTTATGGGTTCGGTACAGTATGCATCATGGTTTACTATTAGAATAATGACTGGTGTGAATAGGAAATCACGTCATATGATCTTCTGTAACTTCACCAGTGTAGCGAAAACCCAGAAGTGGTTGGGTGGTGGAGTGACTGAGTTATGGTTGCACTTTGCTTTATAATGAGTAAAGAGCAACATTTTCAGTGCAAGCAGTCATAATACAAGTTTAAGtaggaacaacagtaatattCCTCTGGTGTTGTGGAGCATCAGTTGTGTTTATAGTACATAAATCAAAACAACTTAGTACAGTTATAATTAATCCAACCACTGAAATGTGTTCAAATGAAATACATGTTACATACTTATTGCTTGGGTTGGTTTTTCCTCAGTTTTATCTTTTAATATGGTCCACATCAAGGTAACAGAAATATTCAAGCTATACCATTGGACAAGAATATAAATTGTTTTATGAATATGTGAGAAAGGGGCTTCTTAAGTAGGGGAAGGGGCAGGCCTAATGATTTAACAGAAAGCAACGCATCTCATGAAATCTGTGAGAAATCCTAATGTCACTTATGTCTGCCTTTAATGCAAACCAAATGAATCTCTGCTGTAATAAGAAGCTTCCCAGAATTAGTTTCCGTTTGCAGAAAATTGCAAAAGGCTAGTACTTTATCTATGAATTTCACTCGAGCATAAGCAAAAACCCCTCATACATTATTTGGTTACGTTCCATCAGTAGCAGAAATAACATTGTGCAAATTCTATGCATGTTAATGATAAATAGAAATCCACCTGCTTTCAGATAAAATGAGTTTAATTTTCCGTTGCCCAGTGTCTGGTTGGCCTTTCATAAATTACTTATGCACACAGCTATTATTAAAATAGGGGGAAAGCAAATTAGAAAGTCTTCCTATCTCCACTGGATTTAGCCAAGGCCAGGCCGTAGCTAACACAGTCAGCATTTCTCTCTGAAATTCTGCTCTCCTGAAAATGCTCCCCTCATCTCTGTATTTCTATGCTGTTGTAGGAGCTGTGACCCTGTTTTTACTAAATTAACCTAAATCGTTTTAAGTTCACACACATAAAGGAATTTGCAGACTTCTTCTATGTGTGTATCAGAATGTATTTGTCGCTGCATTCATATTTCCTTTTGCTATCCAACCTGTCCCCTGCTTTTGCAGGAGCCAATAGCAAAACCTCAATGGTTGAAAGATACCAATCTAAAAGGAAACCTGGAATGCTTGTAGCGGTGCTGTGAGgaaaacaacaacttgtcagggaAATAAGTGTTGGAATGAGGGCAGATTCAGAGTGCTTTTACAAGAATTCCATTTAAATCTTTTTCTATTAGAAAAAAAATCAACTCAAGTTAGCCTTGGGTGGTACAAGCAGTACATTTCCTTTGGATACATAGTTAAAGACCTATGCAGTGGTAGGCCTGTTGCAGTGCGGGTTTGATTGAACACCTGCCTGAGGTTGATATGCTGGGGATGAAAAACGTTTTACATTTCTAATTATCCAAGAACTTAAGGGCACCACTTCCATTTACTTTTCATTTTCAAACCACCATATTGTCATGCTCTAAGAATTCgatgtaatacttttttttttaaatggaagacatttttttttttttacattaatttAAAACGTCTCATCTCTGCATGCTCAACTGTCTGATTGCCCCATGAAAGAATGacttcatagaaatagaatccccTTTTTGAAAAGGAACACTGGTTCTTCCATCTGAGTCAAAGAAAGGGAATGAATGATTCTCAAATGCAAAAATCTGCAGTTTCATCAAACGCAGTCAGGCCTGCCCTTAAGCCAGGGTCACCAGAGCCTCCAGAGGCTAGTGCCATCACTGAGACTCATCCAATGCCTTAAGGTCCTTCAGACAATAAGGCTTAACCTGTTTATTCCCAAGGGAAACAGAGAAAAAATGTTTAGTAAATCAAATGACCTGAAAGGAACAATGAATAAATTCTAAATATAAGCCTACCAAATCAAACTCATTAGTCCAAAAACCTTTGCTAGTTGTTGTCAGTTGACGCAAGACCGTTGCTCCTCTGCTGTGCAGATCAGTACACGTTTGGAGAGTGGTGGGGGCAATACATTACCACCATGGACTGTGGCCCTACATTACCAGAGAGCCAGTGAATGTGTTCACGCTGACGTGATGCAATGAAAAGGCCTTTGTGAGTTTGAGGGAGATGAACCAGGCAGAGTTCCCTGCCATGCATGCAAATCTCCAGCATCTAAAGTGCCCCTAGAGAGACATGCTTTTGCCTTGGAACACTAGGTGAAATTTCATTTTAATTTGAACATAGCCCGATGATTGGTACAATATGATTTCTACCCCTATCTCTTTGTTAAATAGGCAATATTATTATTGTGAGACAACGTAGGGAGGATGTGCTTTTGAAGTGTACATACAAGGTTACTGTTGACTATCACTTATTGTAGGCCAATTCcagtctttttttcatttttcactCCTTGGTCTTTTGCCCCTAATTGGGCAAAATATCTgaattgtgctgcctgtgtaaatgcacaGGCAGCCCAAGCATTTACACCTCACAGGCAGTGTAAATGCAGCCTATGAAACCCCGTGTTTTCAAAGAAAGGTGAATTAATGAAGTGGTTAAAACATTTATTGCGTTCTCTGATTGATTGATATGGCGATCTGTACATTTTTGTCATAACTAGAAGACACTTCtcataaaataataatttaatacatttttactaTTAGGGTGAATGTGAATTTAAGCTTGATGTAATTTAACTCTGGAGGAAAAAtgccaatatatatttttttaccatcaTTATAATTGGCCATACAGTACTTAAAAAAACCTGTATGCAGAGCTAGTGTTGTACTGCCCTCCAGTGGAAAGTCTCAAAAATGCATGTTTTCAGTTGAGGTCGGCACCGGGATATATTACATCTGTATTTCATACAATCATCAGGTAAAAATATGAATGTAGTTATGTGAGAAAATAGATGTGGGGAACAGGACCCTTCATACATGTAATATGTTATTCTGATCAAAGGAGTGCACTCTATTGGAATAAAAGATTAGTCCACCCAGCagattgaaaataaataaatacacacctcAGAGTAAACAGTGGATAACATGATTAGTGTTAAAGGGACCAGTTTATTAAAACATATGGCATTTAAGAGTGACATATTTGACAGACTAAATAGCTGTGCCTGTGAATTAGTGAGTAATCCCTTGTAACAAGATGAACTAAAAACATTTAACTGATGTGCAGTATGATGATGGAGTAAGACGTTTAAATTAAGCTGTAAATAAGCCACTTTGGCTGTTTGCATTAAAGTTGTGCTCTTTGCAAGGATGCTGTGTCTAGTTATTAAATCATGCAATTTAACATAAAATAGCTCACCAAGCAGCAATTGGACATAAAATAAATGTCTCAACACTGAAGTGAGACCAGAATTGTAACAGTAAGAGATCCAGACAAGGCTAACACAACAGTATTTGAGAACTTCTGATACTAAGTTGGACAAttaattttttttacctttaaataaactaggcaagtcagttaagaacaaattcttacaatGACTGCCTTCCCCGGCCAAACCTAAACCAaatgtgcgcctccctatgggactcccaatcacggccggatgtgatacagcctggatttgaaccagggactgtagtgacgactCTTGCACTgagtgagatgcagtgccttagggctcccgagtggcgcagcggtctaacacAAAATAACCACGTTGATGCTTCAACCAAACAACAAATCAAGCTTAGACATTTTGGGCAAAGCTCATAGGCCATTTATTGAAAAAGATTCACACATGGAAATGTGTTATCAGTCATTAAATGACATCTTCCAATCTACTACCAGCAAATAGAAAAGAATGGCACATTTCTTTCTCAATAGATCTGATTTGTGAGTTTCCTGATGGTACTTGGTAATACAGAGTTCATTGTACTAAGAGGAAAATACACAATTATTCAATCAAAGGAAATACATTTTCCCAGCTATAAGCCAAAAGAAGACATCTTAACTGGTCTTTCATTTGCTTTCTGGCACATAAAAAAAACATCCTTTCACAGAAAATGTAATCTCATAATATTAAGGCAGTGTATTGATCACAGAAATAACAATAAACATTTCAGAGGAAAATGTTTGATATCACCAACACTAAATTCTAAATTATGACAGCTTGGTCACTACAACTTTGTCCAACATTAGAATAGCATTAGTTTATCGTTTTTACGACATAAGGTAAAAGCATCTCGGAAAAGCTGAAATCACTTTTTCGGCTTGACACTTTTCTCCTTCTCAAACTGGGCTATCTGGCTGAAGAGATCTAGGAGATTAGTTGGCAGCTCTTTTTTCTGACTTCCTCCTGCGGACGATCCCTTACCATTCCGAGTGGCGTCAGTGGAAGACCTGTAATCTCCTCCATCAGACCTTCGGGTGCCCCTCTCCTGCTCTTTCTTATCGCCTCGCTCTGTGCTACCATACTTCCCACTATCTGATCGCCTGTAAGTGGATATGTGGGACTGTGATGGGAGGTCGTTGGTGTACTGGTCAGATTTGCGGGAATGCTCTGAGCCGGCAGATGAGGAGGACATTCTTCTGTGTTTGACTTTCTCCAATGAGCTGGGAACGTCTTGTGGGCCACTTTGATCCTCCTGGCCCTGGCTCTTCCTCTGGCCCCTGGAGCCTTCCCTCTCCTTCACGTCTCCATCACGGACACCTTTTCCCTTGCTGCCCTCAGCTCGCTGAGGAGAGGCGTCAAAAGGGTCATCTTCAAACCTGCTGTTGTCCGGAGCGTCGGACACTGATGATAAAGAGCGGTACGAGTGGCTCCTGCCCTTGCTGGGGGGCTGACTGCCTTCTTCAGTCCTCTCTGGCCCCTCAAACGGCCTAACCACGCTAGATTTCTGATCCAGGAAGGAGGCGGAGGTGTTGGGCGGGGCAGGGTACCACTCCTCCTCGTCATCAGCCACACTCCTGTTGTCCCTGGATGAAACCGGCTGTTGTTTCTTCCCTCGAGATGACCGTCTGTGTTTGCGCTTCTTTTTTTTTGACTTCCTGCGACCCGAGGAGGATCGGtcggaagaagaggaggaagacgaTGAAGAGGAGGATCTCTTCTGTTTCCTTTTCATTCTAGAGGGAGTTATAGCAGAAACTATGTAGCTACATATGAAATAGGTGATATTTGTGATCAACTTAAATGATGAATGATAATATTTTGCCAAATTAAAATTACGTGTATGTATTTTGTTTTACAAGACAACCGATGAGCTGACAGTTTACCAGGTTACCTTTCTGATGGATTGGTATGGATGTACCTTTTTTCTTCTTTTAAGATCTTACGCAATTTTTCTGCACTTGTCTCCACATTCTTAGCTTTTTCCGCTTCCTTTGCAGCTGCCTCTTCTCTCAGTTTGAGGGATTTCTTTAAAGCAGTCATTTTCACAGTAAAATTTTACCCGTTTTCAAGAGATGAAAAATTATAAAGGGAGGAAACCAGCAATGTGAAAAACATTCCATCAATTAATTTGAATGGATAAGGCAATGGGGAAAATGGCATATACACAGACGTTTACCATAGCATGATCCAGAAATCACAATTACAAGCAGAGAACCAATGTTAATTTTTCCAGGTGGACAAAAAGGGTTTACATTTACCGCATTGAGACCAGGTCCAGCGTACCAACCATTTTCATTCCAGTTGTAAGGTTGTTTGTTCCCCCAATAGACAAGCGACAATCAAGGCAGTCGGGTAGAGTCAAAGGGCAGGATCCCAGATCAGACAAGCACACAACAAAACACTTAATCAGTATTACAAGGTTCCCTGTGTGTTACTCAAAGCACGCTAACGACACAGAACTTTTCACTGGCCCTTTTCCCAAAATGTTCATAGTTCACAATGTTCAATGATCAGTCATATGAGGAATAGTTGGCATTGCCATGGAATGTTCCAGCTCACCTGGATAAGCAGCTCTATTTTTTTCAATGCTTCCTTGGCGTCCTGGAAGGAGTCGTCTAAGGCCAGGGCTTTTCTATAGAGACCTTCAGCTGTGACTAGCTTTTCTTCCTCCTCCAGTCTAACAGAATGAAAAAACGTTTTTTTCAGTGGAAGGGTTGTCGCTTATAAATCACTTCAGTGCACAGAAGATAATAAAGGTAGTGGATAAACATTCCTACTTACTGGCCACCTCGCTCGACCAGGGTCTGGCATAGGTATTTCTTTGCATTTCTGTGGGTTGGGCAGCTTTCCAATGCCAGCTCAAAGTCAGTTATTGCCTTCAGCAAACTCCCTTTGTTAGCATACCTGGGAAATCAAATGGCAAGTTTATATTAGCTGTAGGACCACAACTACATTTTATACAATTAAACATCACGTTTCAAAAACCTGTGGTCAACAGAGAACTAGCAGAGTGTATGCTAGGAGTGCTGACTATTAGATTGTTAATGATCGACCACATTATCAATAAAATAAGATGGCTACTCACAGTGCACCACGTGCCACAAGGGCTTCCACATTGTTAGTGTCGATCTCTAAGGCCTTGTTATATTCATTCATTGCTTCGACATGGCGGCCAGATTTGAAGTGGTCCACACCAACCCTTACACTGTAGCGCAGACATATTGACAAAGAAAGAAAGATCAGGACCAGTTCATTCATTCTGTAAACATTCGGCTAGCAGAGATTTAGTGACATGCTGCTGCAAATGTCAAAATGCAAAAAAAGTTAAAATGTCAGGCATACCATTTAAGAGCCCAGGATGCAGACTGCTTCTTTCGGATAGTTGTGGCAAAGTCCTCCTCAAGGAAATGTTTGCTGTAAAGGAGTCCCAAAATAGAGTCAAGTGCTGATAAAAGGGGGCTACAGACATCAATTTATGGAAAGTATGTCTTCTGAAGAATAGCAAAACAACAAGTTTGTCTTCTCACCTCTGTAGCCCTCTCATGAGTGAGGGAGGCTGTGTGTCACTGACCCCAATCTTCCCCAGGAGATATTCCACATTAGATGGATTGGAGTAGCCAAGAGAACCCTCTAAAACCCTCTCATAGGTTTCAGTGTTGTCGTTTGCAACCCTCACACTGCGACTGGGTAAAACAATGAAAACAATACAATGAGCAAAGATGTAGCCTAAGTTCTAGCATAACTATTTTTCTACCAACTAGAATACATCCGTCTTACCTGTATTGAAGTGGCAGATCATCTCTACTAAAAACTCCAAGCTTTAGGTTCATCAGATTTGGGCCGAGGGAGGAGGGCTGAAGTGAAATGGTTATCTTCTCATGGTATCGGTCAATGTCCTTCACTCCAGCTAGAGAACAGCACATGGTACAGTTTGTTGACTTATGTTCACAATGCAGTTTTGTGATAAGTTGTTTAAATGTACAACACAAAGTTAGCTAGTGTGCATTCACCTCTTATCAAATCATTAAGCTGATAGTATGATAACGGATCATCATGATTGCCATTGGAAGGTACATCTCTAAGGGGACACAGGGCCTGACGAGAGAAAGAAAGCAGAGAAAGAGGCTACCACTTACTCCTATTTCTTCAATAGGGCACACTGACCACCAGGCCGAAGCCACAAACCCTACCGTGAGCTCCAGATCCTCTATGTCTCGCTCTAGTCCACCTCCCATGCAGATCAAAGTTACAAAGAAGCCAAAGTCCCTGATGGAGTTGATCCTGCCTATCACAATGTCCCCTCGCTCAATGTCCCTGTACAAGAGATTCCTCCGTTCCTCAAACGACACCTCCATGAACTGCTCCAGAGGGGGCATGATGGCGTAGGGCTCTAGGAAAAGGATACAGTCGTTAGTCCACACTCAAGACAATATGTTGGTTTACCTCTAAATTTCACAGTAACGTtaccttctccttcctcctctaacaCATCCTCCATAAGTGCACTAGACTTCCATGATGGCGCAAACAGGATGTCAGCTTTTCTAGCAATGAACTGCTCCACTAAGGCATTGTCCTCCCCTCCATATTTCCTGTAGATGATAGTTTTAACATTATCAGTACACCTGTCTGGAAATTTGCAGTTGACAGTGTTGAGCTCAATTAGCCTACATTTGGATTCAAATAAATGTGGATTCAATACTGTCTGTGTTGTCCATTTAAATGACCTTTGATAGCTGGCTTTGGACAAGTCAGGTTCAATAGCCTTGAAATCTGGATTTTCACTTTGTTCACATTTGAGATGGGTAAACAGGCTTTGTCCATGGTGAGACAAAGTTTGCCTCAGTAAATCTCTATCCATTTTCAGTTTTTGGCATCAGAATTCAGCCTGGTTAGCTAGTATGCACATCATCCTGTAACAGAAGAATAATATGTTAGCATAATAGCTAACTAGTAGCTAGCGAAGAAGAATCACAAATATATTTTAATGCAGCGCGGCCAACCAGCCCAACTCACGTCATGAGAGCAACATTGTTAGCTGGCTAACCAGCtgtaaatatatggctctggcgctagctagctaacgttagttgttGCTGCTGCCCTGTACTGCGGACAAAAAGCAACTTACCGTGCAGTTACAGATGTATACAAAACATTTACGCGAATTATTGAcatagctagcagctagctatcTGACAGAAGAATTTGTGGAAGCGTTCTAACTCTCGAGCGTCCGGAACTTCAATCTTATGTGTTACAGTTATTTGGTCCCAAAAGAAACAAAACCCTACTAggaacccttttgagttcataGGGTTGCCATAGACATATTTTGTAAATACAATTTTGTTGATAGTTCTGGATTTCTCCTGTCCTTCCAGTCTAACAAAACATTCAGGAGACAGTTGCATCGTCTTGATGAGAGCCTCTTTTATCCATAGCAAAATGTTCTATAAATAGTTTTGGTTGGGTTTTCCTGTATGTAACACAACAGGTAACGAAGAATATCTACACTGGTTGCCTAAACTGAgtatatagagccccacagtggaggtgtcagaATACCCATAAAACCCACCTATAAAATCAGGgtaatggttccaatcgttttcccACCATTCATTATTCCCATAGGGGAATTTAGAaacacttagaaaaaaagggcttaccctggcgtgacattttattaaccatgtaaatctctctcggacaaggcgACTCTTATCAATATATTGGGCTCTATTTACTCTCGGATTCGAAAATACTAATCAGCATCAAagttgacatcatggaaaattaCACAtccctgcacgtcatctctagctgacacctttgctaacaggtattgtgtcaatttaaaacttgcacaagacagttcacagaattttcCATGTAAAGACGTTTTGCCAatttaatccagagattcttacctttgcctcgattcggcagtcttGTCCAGATCATCGTGACATTTGttgttctttatgatagccacattagcagctaaatacaggcgaatatattgataaaagtcaacttgtcctagagagatttacagagTTAATaaaatgtcacgccagggtaagcctacatgaaacacagaccttattttaagtgttttttaaatcccctatggggaaaaatgaatggtggaaaaatgattggaaccatttccctgtttgaccgatAGGTTTTaagggtattatgactcatactgtggtactctgtaCTGTACGCTATGAATGTTTGTTTAATGGAGTTTATTATTGATGGCCATAATTAGGCCTACATTATACAGTGCCTTAggaaatgttgttacgttacagccttattataaaatggattacatttattttttcctcatcaatctacacacaatactccataatgacaaagcaaaaacaggtttttagaattttttgctaatttataaaaaatataaaaactgatattacatttacataagtattcagacccttcaccaACTACAAAAACATATTTCGTAACCATTGCAAAGTCATTGGTAACCATGGCAACATCATCTGCAACCACAGAAATATCAACTGCCATCACGGAAACATCATCACCAGCTACGGAAACCCCATTGGTAACCATGGCAACATTGTCTCCAATCGTGGTAACACGATCACCAACCACAGAAACATCATCGCCCACCATGACATATTCACCAACTACTGAAACATCATCAGTAATCATTGCAACGTAATCGGTAACCATGGCAGCAGCATCATCAGTAACCATTGCAAAGTCATCATCATTCACGGCAACATCATCACCAACTACGGAAACATTATCGGTAACCATGGCAACATCATATGCAACCGTGGCAACAGCATCACCAACCACAGCAATATCATCGCCCACCATGGCAACATcatcaccaactatggaaacatCATCGGTAACCATGGCAACATCATCGGTAACCATGACGACATCACCAACCGCAGAAACTTCATTGCCCATCACGGCAACATCACCACCAACTACGGAAACATCATCGGTAACTATGGTAACATTGTCAACTACCGCAGCAACATTCCCAACCAGGGCAACATCCTCACCCACCACGGCATCATCATCACCAACTATGCAAACATCATCAGTAACCATGGCAAAGTCATCATTATTTATGGAAACATCATCAGCAACCACGGAAACATCATCGGTAACCATGGAAACACCATCTCCAAATCACTTGTCATCCTCAACCACAGCAAAATCAATCCAAACCATAACATCATCATCGCCAACCCAAAtcccccaacaacaaaaaaactccaGCCTCAACAACCACTGCTCCAACATATCCAGTTCTAATACACACTGCTCCGTATCAAGGTAGGTAATCATATTATTTAAActgaacatgcaacaatttaaaagattttacttagctacggttcatataaggaaatcagtcaattgaagtaaATTCATTATAAAGTctttatctatggatttcacgactggcaatacaaatatgcatctgttggtcacagatacctttaaaaaaagggtaggggtgtggatcagatccttgcgacatggggctgtgcattatcgggctgaaacatgaggtgatggcggctgatgaatggcacgacaatgggcctcaggatctcatcacggtatctctctgtattgaaattgccatcaataaaatgcaattgtgtttgttgtctgtagcttatgcctgccttatgctctgttcacaatgttgacatcagaaaaccgctcacaaacacaacgccatacatgttGTCTGCCATcggcctggtacagttgaaacggattaatctgtgaagaacacacttctccaatgtgccagtggccatcaaaggtgaccATGTGCCCAAAGAAGTCGGTTGCTATGCCGAACTGCAGTtgagtcaagaccctggtgaggacgacgagcacgcagatgagcttccctggggctgtttctgacagtttgtgcagaaattatttggttatgcaaacccacagtttcatcagctgtctgagtggctggtctcagacgatcccgcaggtgagaagccagatgtggaggtcctgggctggcgtggttgcaCGTGGTCTGGGGTtgtgtgtacataatgttgctgctaccatctcttatgaccgtaaataacttctggacatcagaaaagcgattactcaccgcggactggaagaaactttttcctttaacgagtccaacgagaaggatatcctgctttcactggaacaggcccagatccatgcCTTTTGAGTCAAGAAAAGACGCCGGAAAAGAGGACGCAGATCTG
Proteins encoded in this region:
- the LOC106584345 gene encoding tetratricopeptide repeat protein 14 isoform X2; this translates as MDRDLLRQTLSHHGQSLFTHLKCEQSENPDFKAIEPDLSKASYQRKYGGEDNALVEQFIARKADILFAPSWKSSALMEDVLEEEGEEPYAIMPPLEQFMEVSFEERRNLLYRDIERGDIVIGRINSIRDFGFFVTLICMGGGLERDIEDLELTALCPLRDVPSNGNHDDPLSYYQLNDLIRAGVKDIDRYHEKITISLQPSSLGPNLMNLKLGVFSRDDLPLQYSRSVRVANDNTETYERVLEGSLGYSNPSNVEYLLGKIGVSDTQPPSLMRGLQSKHFLEEDFATTIRKKQSASWALKCVRVGVDHFKSGRHVEAMNEYNKALEIDTNNVEALVARGALYANKGSLLKAITDFELALESCPTHRNAKKYLCQTLVERGGQLEEEEKLVTAEGLYRKALALDDSFQDAKEALKKIELLIQKSLKLREEAAAKEAEKAKNVETSAEKLRKILKEEKRMKRKQKRSSSSSSSSSSSDRSSSGRRKSKKKKRKHRRSSRGKKQQPVSSRDNRSVADDEEEWYPAPPNTSASFLDQKSSVVRPFEGPERTEEGSQPPSKGRSHSYRSLSSVSDAPDNSRFEDDPFDASPQRAEGSKGKGVRDGDVKEREGSRGQRKSQGQEDQSGPQDVPSSLEKVKHRRMSSSSAGSEHSRKSDQYTNDLPSQSHISTYRRSDSGKYGSTERGDKKEQERGTRRSDGGDYRSSTDATRNGKGSSAGGSQKKELPTNLLDLFSQIAQFEKEKSVKPKK
- the LOC106584345 gene encoding tetratricopeptide repeat protein 14 isoform X1: MDRDLLRQTLSHHGQSLFTHLKCEQSENPDFKAIEPDLSKASYQRKYGGEDNALVEQFIARKADILFAPSWKSSALMEDVLEEEGEEPYAIMPPLEQFMEVSFEERRNLLYRDIERGDIVIGRINSIRDFGFFVTLICMGGGLERDIEDLELTALCPLRDVPSNGNHDDPLSYYQLNDLIRAGVKDIDRYHEKITISLQPSSLGPNLMNLKLGVFSRDDLPLQYSRSVRVANDNTETYERVLEGSLGYSNPSNVEYLLGKIGVSDTQPPSLMRGLQSKHFLEEDFATTIRKKQSASWALKCVRVGVDHFKSGRHVEAMNEYNKALEIDTNNVEALVARGALYANKGSLLKAITDFELALESCPTHRNAKKYLCQTLVERGGQLEEEEKLVTAEGLYRKALALDDSFQDAKEALKKIELLIQKSLKLREEAAAKEAEKAKNVETSAEKLRKILKEEKRYIHTNPSERMKRKQKRSSSSSSSSSSSDRSSSGRRKSKKKKRKHRRSSRGKKQQPVSSRDNRSVADDEEEWYPAPPNTSASFLDQKSSVVRPFEGPERTEEGSQPPSKGRSHSYRSLSSVSDAPDNSRFEDDPFDASPQRAEGSKGKGVRDGDVKEREGSRGQRKSQGQEDQSGPQDVPSSLEKVKHRRMSSSSAGSEHSRKSDQYTNDLPSQSHISTYRRSDSGKYGSTERGDKKEQERGTRRSDGGDYRSSTDATRNGKGSSAGGSQKKELPTNLLDLFSQIAQFEKEKSVKPKK